A genomic region of Rhizobium sp. NXC24 contains the following coding sequences:
- the flgF gene encoding flagellar basal-body rod protein FlgF: protein MQSGIYVALSSQMALERRLTTIADNMANVNTTGFRGTEVKFNQVLSNTENKLNAKVAFVSQGNDYLSTDNGELENTGNLFDFAVKGDAWFGLNTPAGMVLTRDGRFTMTESGALVSTRGYPVLDPGGAPIQLDPGGGAPSVSSDGTIAQNGKQVGKIGLYSSDISKGFLRYDNSGVLPTDSPQSVVDHSHIGIAQGYLENSNVNGMREMTQLIEVSRAFDNISTLTSSSESTLTDAIKTLGGSQ, encoded by the coding sequence ATGCAGTCTGGTATTTATGTGGCGCTGTCATCGCAGATGGCGCTCGAGCGGCGTCTGACGACGATCGCCGATAACATGGCCAACGTGAATACCACGGGTTTTCGTGGCACCGAGGTCAAGTTCAATCAAGTCCTCAGCAATACCGAAAACAAGCTCAACGCCAAAGTCGCCTTCGTCTCGCAAGGCAACGACTATCTCTCTACCGACAACGGCGAACTGGAAAACACCGGCAATCTCTTCGATTTTGCGGTCAAGGGCGATGCTTGGTTCGGTCTCAACACGCCGGCTGGCATGGTTCTGACGCGCGATGGCCGCTTTACCATGACCGAGAGCGGCGCCCTGGTCTCCACCAGAGGCTATCCGGTGCTTGATCCCGGCGGCGCACCGATCCAGCTCGACCCCGGCGGCGGCGCGCCGAGCGTCTCCTCGGATGGCACGATCGCTCAAAACGGCAAGCAGGTCGGCAAGATCGGGCTCTATAGCTCCGATATCAGCAAGGGCTTCCTGCGCTATGACAATAGCGGCGTGTTACCGACGGACTCCCCGCAGTCCGTCGTCGACCACTCCCATATCGGTATCGCCCAGGGCTATCTCGAAAATTCCAACGTCAACGGCATGCGGGAAATGACCCAGCTTATCGAAGTCAGCCGCGCCTTCGACAATATCTCGACGCTTACCAGCAGCAGCGAAAGCACGCTCACGGACGCCATCAAGACCCTCGGCGGCAGCCAGTAA